In Armatimonadota bacterium, the following are encoded in one genomic region:
- a CDS encoding type II secretion system F family protein, with product MTLFKYKVKDKAGKTIDGVMEANEEREVSTRLREMGYFILNIQKESEPRAAGLGPLALFVRLFINPIFAGASPIQLAVFYRQFATMVNSGMTIAQAISMLQKQGGSWVLRKIAREVLSLIQSGGRLSDSFSRYPWVFPELHISLLRAAEESGNLDKTLERIAEYMEREVNIRRKLSIATLYPKILVVAYIFIPNIPILILGTPREYIKSCLNLLVPILIGLLAFWVAFRILTQIVHFRYMIDMLKLAVPRVGAVVRMLALGRFYHALAALYAAGVPAAQALEHASKAAGNYYLSSKLNKAVPNLRQGRQLSDSLERTYVIPPTALEMLRTGEQSGMVDSMLEKMAEYVESDAQVAIVKLTVVGSVLLFLGVASYIGKIVVSFYASYYSNILKH from the coding sequence ATGACATTATTTAAGTACAAAGTCAAAGATAAAGCTGGCAAAACGATTGACGGCGTTATGGAGGCGAACGAGGAACGCGAGGTTTCGACTCGCCTGCGTGAGATGGGCTACTTTATACTCAATATCCAAAAAGAAAGCGAACCTAGGGCGGCAGGCTTGGGTCCTCTTGCCCTTTTTGTTCGATTGTTTATTAATCCAATTTTCGCCGGTGCGTCTCCGATTCAACTTGCTGTGTTTTATCGCCAATTCGCCACAATGGTGAACTCAGGCATGACGATTGCCCAGGCGATTAGCATGCTTCAGAAACAAGGCGGGAGCTGGGTGTTAAGAAAAATTGCGCGCGAGGTCCTCTCGCTCATCCAATCTGGCGGCAGGCTTAGCGATTCTTTCTCACGCTATCCTTGGGTTTTTCCTGAGCTTCACATAAGCCTTCTACGTGCCGCTGAAGAAAGTGGAAACCTCGACAAAACCCTTGAAAGAATCGCCGAATATATGGAGCGCGAGGTGAACATTCGTCGAAAGCTCAGCATCGCTACTCTCTACCCGAAGATTCTTGTTGTTGCGTATATCTTCATTCCCAACATTCCCATCCTCATTCTTGGAACGCCGAGGGAATATATTAAATCATGCCTGAACTTGCTTGTCCCGATTCTCATCGGCTTGCTAGCCTTTTGGGTGGCTTTTAGAATCCTCACCCAAATTGTGCACTTTAGGTACATGATTGATATGCTTAAGCTCGCCGTTCCTAGGGTAGGGGCCGTTGTGAGAATGTTGGCTCTCGGAAGATTTTACCACGCCCTCGCCGCGCTTTATGCCGCGGGCGTACCAGCGGCGCAAGCCCTCGAACATGCTTCGAAAGCCGCCGGAAATTATTATCTAAGTTCCAAACTAAATAAGGCGGTTCCCAATCTAAGACAAGGAAGGCAGCTATCCGATTCGCTTGAGCGCACGTACGTTATACCTCCCACTGCGCTAGAAATGCTAAGGACCGGCGAGCAAAGCGGGATGGTGGACTCTATGCTCGAGAAGATGGCAGAATATGTAGAAAGCGACGCACAAGTTGCCATCGTTAAGTTGACCGTTGTCGGCAGTGTGCTCTTGTTTCTAGGAGTTGCCTCTTATATTGGAAAAATTGTGGTCAGTTTCTACGCAAGCTACTATTCGAATATACTCAAACACTAG
- a CDS encoding DnaJ domain-containing protein encodes MHGKRNYYEILGVPRSATPEQIKRRYRYLVRQYHPDVAKDKAAAKAAFIEITEAYQTLSNPDRRVIYDAQLDAEMMRVPPRREPPPPHGTQQRDKTYTASSDITRLFMEAERAFATAQFRTAANICRQIISIDRRHIRAHLMLGNIYRMQGRIDEAIAMYTMVLQLDPRNAEAEALLRKLARTRKPGVSDVKSIEQQIAFRIGLNLIGVSIAGILFILLSISAEPPLQALAQYLPFIGKWNTMLIAVLLINGVIFGFLLALNDWVGRIDDELVFQSIYVGGSRPMNYPIGLLLVIINFFNFYLAAFIYILFGSFQESISKSVARAFAATFILVAIAAIMYSVGRSQVLIFGGNLAFPAILIGWGIGDTFRPSW; translated from the coding sequence ATGCATGGCAAGCGAAATTACTACGAAATCCTAGGAGTGCCGAGGTCGGCGACGCCCGAGCAAATCAAGCGCCGCTACCGTTACCTCGTCCGCCAATACCATCCCGACGTCGCGAAAGACAAAGCGGCGGCGAAGGCGGCTTTCATCGAAATTACCGAAGCTTATCAAACGCTCAGCAATCCGGATAGGCGCGTTATCTACGACGCCCAGCTCGATGCCGAAATGATGCGCGTGCCTCCCCGCAGAGAGCCGCCGCCCCCGCATGGTACTCAACAGCGCGACAAGACTTATACCGCCTCCTCGGATATTACTCGGCTCTTTATGGAAGCGGAACGCGCATTTGCTACCGCTCAGTTTCGCACCGCCGCCAACATTTGCAGGCAAATTATCTCAATTGACAGGCGGCACATCCGAGCTCATCTCATGTTGGGAAACATTTACCGCATGCAGGGACGAATTGATGAGGCTATCGCAATGTATACAATGGTCCTCCAACTCGATCCCCGAAACGCGGAAGCCGAAGCGCTCTTGAGGAAACTTGCCCGCACTAGGAAGCCCGGCGTTAGCGACGTTAAGTCAATCGAACAGCAAATCGCCTTCAGAATTGGGCTGAATCTCATCGGCGTTTCGATTGCTGGCATCTTATTCATCCTGCTGTCCATCTCCGCCGAACCCCCACTGCAGGCTTTGGCGCAGTATCTGCCCTTTATTGGCAAGTGGAACACCATGCTTATCGCAGTCTTGCTGATTAATGGAGTGATATTTGGCTTTCTTCTCGCCTTAAATGACTGGGTTGGCCGCATTGACGACGAATTGGTATTCCAATCCATCTACGTCGGAGGGAGCCGCCCGATGAATTATCCGATTGGGCTCCTTTTGGTTATTATTAACTTCTTCAATTTCTACCTTGCGGCGTTTATTTATATTTTGTTTGGCTCTTTTCAAGAAAGCATTTCGAAGAGTGTTGCGCGGGCTTTCGCCGCCACTTTTATTTTGGTGGCGATTGCGGCTATAATGTATTCAGTAGGCAGAAGCCAGGTCTTGATATTTGGAGGCAACCTGGCGTTTCCCGCCATCTTGATTGGCTGGGGAATCGGGGACACATTCCGTCCCAGCTGGTAG
- the panB gene encoding 3-methyl-2-oxobutanoate hydroxymethyltransferase, with protein sequence MNGSTVTTQTLIKMKRAGEKITCLTAYDYSMAKLMDAAGVDVILVGDSLGQVVLGYETTLPVTMDDMLHHVKAVVRGVRRAMVVADMPFMSFQLGPDEALLNAARFAKEAGAITPPLEAGRPATEALTLAVKLEGGGQNVIDAVKKIVDAGIPVMGHLGMLPMSAAVFGGPRVHGRTEEEAEKIMREAIALQDAGVFAIVLEKVPRELAKQITEALSVPTIGIGAGPHCDGQVLVSYDMLGLYGVKFKHVKEYVHLFETVMNAFKTYIEEVKTGKFPGPEHSS encoded by the coding sequence ATGAACGGGTCCACGGTAACTACGCAAACCTTAATAAAAATGAAGCGCGCGGGGGAGAAAATTACATGCCTCACCGCGTACGATTACTCCATGGCAAAGCTAATGGATGCCGCAGGCGTGGATGTAATTCTCGTCGGGGATTCCTTGGGTCAAGTCGTGTTGGGCTACGAGACAACGCTCCCTGTAACTATGGATGACATGCTCCACCACGTCAAAGCAGTCGTCCGGGGAGTTAGACGTGCGATGGTTGTCGCTGATATGCCGTTTATGAGCTTCCAACTGGGACCGGACGAAGCTCTTCTGAATGCTGCCCGATTTGCAAAAGAGGCGGGCGCCATCACACCGCCTTTGGAGGCTGGCAGACCCGCTACCGAGGCTCTTACCCTTGCCGTGAAGCTCGAAGGCGGCGGCCAGAACGTGATTGATGCCGTTAAGAAAATTGTTGACGCAGGGATTCCCGTGATGGGACACCTCGGCATGCTTCCGATGTCAGCCGCTGTATTCGGCGGTCCGCGGGTGCACGGCCGTACAGAAGAGGAGGCAGAGAAGATTATGAGGGAGGCCATCGCTCTACAAGACGCCGGCGTCTTTGCAATTGTCTTGGAAAAAGTGCCCCGCGAGCTGGCAAAGCAAATAACAGAGGCGCTTTCGGTTCCCACTATTGGCATCGGCGCGGGTCCGCACTGCGACGGCCAAGTGCTGGTTTCCTACGACATGCTCGGCTTGTACGGCGTTAAATTCAAGCACGTAAAGGAATATGTCCACCTTTTCGAAACCGTTATGAATGCCTTCAAAACGTACATCGAGGAAGTGAAGACGGGCAAATTCCCTGGACCCGAGCACAGCTCGTAA
- the panC gene encoding pantoate--beta-alanine ligase encodes MLILHTINEAREYIANARREGKKIGLVPTMGYFHEGHLSLMRRARVENDVVVVSLFVNPTQFGPNEDFARYPRDVERDARLAEGVGVDVIFNPSVEEMYPEGYATFVSVEGITETLEGEFRPGHFRGVATVVLKLFNILPADRAYFGLKDYQQLLVVKKMVNDLNLPIEIVPMPIIREEDGLAMSSRNTYLNNEERRAAVVLYKALQYANELVKSGLTDGKRLEHEVEEYIRKEPLARIDYVAVRDPDNLAPVVEISKPVVLLLAVRIGSTRLIDNAVLPMD; translated from the coding sequence ATGCTGATTCTGCATACAATCAACGAAGCAAGAGAATACATCGCGAACGCCCGTCGTGAAGGGAAGAAAATTGGCCTAGTGCCCACCATGGGCTACTTCCACGAGGGCCATCTTTCCCTCATGCGGCGCGCAAGGGTGGAAAACGATGTCGTTGTTGTAAGCCTCTTTGTCAACCCCACCCAGTTTGGACCCAACGAGGATTTCGCCCGATACCCCCGCGACGTTGAGCGCGACGCCCGCCTGGCTGAAGGGGTGGGGGTTGATGTAATCTTCAACCCATCGGTTGAGGAGATGTACCCCGAAGGTTATGCCACTTTTGTCAGCGTGGAAGGCATTACGGAAACTTTGGAGGGCGAGTTCCGCCCGGGCCACTTTAGGGGGGTCGCAACCGTCGTGCTCAAGCTCTTTAACATCCTGCCTGCCGACCGTGCCTACTTCGGGCTGAAAGACTATCAACAGCTTCTTGTCGTCAAGAAAATGGTGAACGATCTCAATCTACCAATCGAGATTGTTCCCATGCCAATCATCCGCGAAGAAGATGGCCTTGCTATGTCTTCTAGGAACACGTACCTAAATAATGAGGAGCGACGCGCCGCCGTTGTCCTCTATAAGGCTCTCCAATACGCAAATGAGCTTGTCAAATCGGGGCTCACAGACGGCAAGCGGCTTGAGCACGAGGTTGAGGAATACATCCGCAAAGAACCTCTTGCGCGCATAGACTATGTTGCCGTCCGCGACCCCGACAACCTCGCTCCCGTGGTGGAAATCTCAAAGCCTGTTGTCCTCCTTCTCGCAGTTCGCATCGGAAGTACAAGGCTCATTGACAACGCGGTGCTCCCCATGGATTAG
- a CDS encoding Gfo/Idh/MocA family oxidoreductase: MVGERKIKCAVVGYGGAFNMGKAHAQWMNDTGRMITVAACDINPERMEAAKRDFPNIQTYTDIDDMLRESDAELVVIVTPHNTHADLGLKAIEAGKHVVLEKPMCLTVEEATKMIEAAKKAGVTLTTFHNRRHDGDFMMIKEIIEKGLIGEVFHIEAFIGGYNKPGSWWRSDKEISGGCLYDWGAHFVDWILNLIPEKIENVTGFFHKRVWHDVTNEDQTQAIIRFRNGAMADLQVSNIARLPKPKFRILGTKGAIIDEWKGTLRLSTEIEGIPIDTEVKYKDSTWHEYYPNLAAHLLDGAPLEVTPESSRRVIAVIETAEKSAKSGKAEPVPYE, encoded by the coding sequence ATGGTAGGCGAACGTAAGATAAAGTGTGCCGTCGTGGGATACGGCGGCGCATTCAACATGGGAAAAGCTCATGCGCAGTGGATGAACGATACGGGGCGGATGATAACCGTTGCCGCCTGCGACATCAACCCCGAAAGGATGGAGGCGGCAAAGAGAGACTTCCCAAACATCCAAACTTATACCGACATTGACGATATGCTTCGGGAGAGCGACGCCGAGCTCGTCGTCATCGTTACACCACACAATACCCACGCCGATTTAGGGCTAAAGGCAATCGAGGCAGGAAAGCACGTTGTTTTGGAAAAGCCCATGTGCCTCACTGTAGAAGAAGCTACCAAGATGATTGAAGCCGCCAAAAAAGCTGGTGTAACGCTCACAACGTTTCACAACAGGAGACACGACGGCGACTTCATGATGATTAAGGAAATCATCGAGAAGGGCTTAATTGGAGAAGTCTTCCACATCGAGGCTTTTATAGGCGGCTACAATAAACCCGGGTCTTGGTGGAGAAGCGACAAGGAGATTTCGGGTGGATGCCTGTACGACTGGGGTGCGCACTTTGTGGACTGGATACTCAACCTCATCCCCGAAAAAATAGAGAATGTTACGGGCTTTTTCCACAAGCGCGTTTGGCATGATGTAACTAACGAGGACCAGACGCAGGCGATTATCAGGTTTAGGAACGGGGCGATGGCAGATTTACAGGTCTCCAACATCGCGCGGCTCCCGAAGCCAAAGTTTCGCATCCTCGGCACAAAAGGTGCAATTATTGACGAATGGAAAGGAACGCTTAGGCTCTCGACGGAGATTGAGGGCATCCCGATTGACACAGAGGTGAAATACAAAGACAGCACTTGGCACGAGTATTATCCGAATCTTGCCGCGCATCTTCTCGATGGCGCGCCGCTGGAGGTAACGCCCGAATCTTCGCGCCGCGTTATTGCCGTCATTGAAACTGCGGAGAAATCGGCAAAAAGCGGGAAGGCTGAGCCTGTACCTTATGAGTAG